A genomic segment from bacterium encodes:
- a CDS encoding methyltransferase domain-containing protein produces the protein MLHVAPEQGMVKILEKRIGSGYVTADLNSPEVMVKLDITQIPCGDKSFDVIYCSNVLEHIPDDKRAIRELYRVLKADGWAVILVPVTADVTFEDASITEPEERLKYFGQEDHVRRYGPDFITRLEEPGFIVRVISPHDILSREEITLMGITASAGDIYFCTKQ, from the coding sequence ATGCTCCATGTTGCTCCGGAACAGGGTATGGTAAAAATTCTCGAAAAAAGAATAGGTTCCGGTTATGTCACAGCGGATCTCAACAGTCCCGAGGTCATGGTTAAGCTTGATATAACGCAAATACCCTGCGGCGACAAATCATTCGATGTAATCTATTGCAGCAACGTTCTTGAACACATACCCGACGATAAACGCGCCATTCGTGAGTTGTACAGGGTGTTAAAAGCCGATGGATGGGCAGTTATCCTTGTTCCGGTTACCGCTGATGTCACTTTCGAAGATGCGTCGATTACCGAACCGGAAGAACGGCTCAAATACTTCGGGCAGGAGGATCATGTCCGCAGGTATGGCCCCGATTTCATTACACGACTCGAAGAGCCGGGATTCATTGTCAGGGTAATATCTCCTCACGATATACTCAGCCGTGAGGAAATCACGTTGATGGGCATTACCGCTTCGGCCGGAGACATCTATTTCTGCACGAAACAATAG